From Apteryx mantelli isolate bAptMan1 chromosome 30, bAptMan1.hap1, whole genome shotgun sequence, the proteins below share one genomic window:
- the ACSBG2 gene encoding long-chain-fatty-acid--CoA ligase ACSBG2, whose amino-acid sequence MFHGKVFAPPTPSVWTTQRDGEVKLRMEEHGIGSEEPKTVLELFEEAVRKYGNHYALAYKKDGRWTRISYKRYYGECWTAAKSFLKLGLERFHGVCILGFNSAEWFIADIGAILAGGLAVGIYTTSSPEACHYVAENCSANIIVVENHKQLQKILEVEHKLPLLKAIIMYGEEPREKRPNLYSWEEFMNIADQETDNLTDIVESQKPNQCCTLIYTSGTTGQPKGVMLSHDNLTWTAATVGRCIQLSDAAEKQETVISYLPLSHIAAQMLDIWLPLTFGAQVFFAQPDALKGTLIDTLREVRPTAFLGVPRVWEKMEEKMKCVGAKSSALKRKVASWAKEVGLQTNLKQMNGNTEVPVNFRLARHLVYKKVRKALGLDRCTKCYTGAAPITRETLEFFLSLNIPVYELYGMSESSGPHTISLPHAFKLTSCGKEMAGCRTLIHNPDGEGNGEICFSGRHIFMGYLNMEGKTREAIDEDGWLHSGDLGKHDKDGFLYITGRIKELIITAGGENIPPVPIEDAVKEALPIISNAMLVGDKAKFLAMLLTLKCQVSENGEPGDDLTPEAIEYCRKLGSKATKVSEIISSKDQAIYATIQKGISAVNERAVSNAQKVQKWVLLEKDFSLLGGELGPTMKLKRAVVAQKYKDQIAQFYTDVDKPTATGNTGQK is encoded by the exons ATGTTCCATGGCAAAG TGTTTGCACCTCCTACCCCCAGTGTGTGGACAACACAACGAGATGGAGAAGTCAAACTGAGGATGGAAGAACATGGCATAGGCAGTGAGGAACCAAAGACAGTTCTTGAGCTATTtgaagaagctgttagaaaataCGGTAATCATTATGCCCTTGCATACAAAAAGGATGGCCGTTGGACGAGGATATCGTATAAGAGGTACTACGGTGAATGCTGGACTGCAGCAAAAAGCTTTCTGAAG TTGGGACTAGAGCGTTTCCATGGAGTATGCATCTTGGGATTTAATTCTGCGGAGTGGTTTATTGCTGACATTGGAGCGATCCTTGCAGG tgGACTTGCTGTTGGTATCTACACTACAAGCTCTCCTGAGGCCTGCCATTATGTAGCAGAGAACTGTAGTGCTAACATTATCGTTGTGGAAAACCATAAACAGCTGCAGAAAATCTTAGAA GTTGAGCATAAACTACCTCTTCTGAAAGCTATAATCATGTATGGGGAAGAGCCAAGGGAGAAGAGACCAAACCTGTATTCT TGGGAGGAATTCATGAACATTGCCGATCAGGAAACAGATAATCTCACGGATATCGTTGAGTCACAGAAGCCTAACCAGTGCTGCACGCTAATATATACCTCAGGAACAACTGGACAGCCAAAGGGAGTAATGCTCAGTCATGACAAT TTGACATGGACCGCAGCGACAGTGGGGCGTTGCATACAACTCTCAGATGCTGCAGAAAAGCAAGAGACGGTGATCAGCTATCTGCCCCTCAGTCACATTGCTGCACAGATGTTAGATATTTGGTTGCCATTAACTTTTGGTGCACAGGTTTTCTTTGCTCAACCAGATGCATTAAAG GGCACTTTGATAGACACCCTGCGGGAGGTGAGGCCAACTGCTTTTTTGGGAGTTCCTCGTGTctgggaaaaaatggaagaaaaaatgaaatgtgtagGCGCAAAATCATCTGCACTCAAAAGAAAAGTGGCATCGTGGGCCAAGGAAGTCGGGTTGCAGACAAACCTGAAACAGATGAACGG GAATACTGAAGTCCCGGTGAACTTCCGCTTAGCCAGGCACTTGGTATATAAGAAAGTTCGAAAGGCTCTTGGACTGGATCGGTGCACAAAGTGCTACACAGGAGCGGCTCCAATTACCAGAGAGACACTAGAATTTTTTCTGAGTCTGAACATTCCTGTGTATGAGCTGTACGGCATGAGCGAGAGCTCTGGGCCTCACACGATCTCTCTGCCTCACGCGTTCAAGCTTACCAG CTGTGGAAAGGAAATGGCAGGCTGCCGGACACTGATTCATAACCCAGATGGTGAGGGCAACGGGGAGATCTGCTTCTCAGGAAGACACATCTTTATGGGCTATTTGAACATGGAAGGAAAAACCAGAGAGGCAATTGATGAAGATGGCTGGCTGCATTCAGGTGACCTTGGCAAACATGATAAAGATGGATTCCTCTACATCACTGGCAGAATTAAAG AGCTCATCATCACTGCTGGAGGTGAGAACATTCCTCCTGTTCCAATTGAGGATGCTGTAAAAGAGGCTCTTCCCATCATTAGCAACGCAATGTTGGTTGGAGACAAAGCAAAATTCCTTGCTATGCTTCTGACGCTAAAG TGCCAAGTAAGTGAAAATGGAGAGCCAGGAGATGACCTCACTCCAGAAGCTATTGAATACTGCCGCAAACTGGGCAGCAAGGCTACCAAAGTCTCTGAAATCATAAGTAGCAAAGACCAAGCTATCTACGCCACTATCCAGAAGGGAATTTCAGCAGTCAATGAGAGAGCAGTCTCAAATGCTCAGAAAGTCCAGAAGTGGGTCCTTCTGGAAAAGGACTTTTCTCTCTTGGGGGGAGAGCTCG GCCCAACCATGAAACTGAAGAGAGCGGTGGTGGCACAGAAGTATAAAGACCAAATTGCTCAGTTTTATACTGATGTGGATAAGCCAACCGCAACAGGGAACACTGGTCAGAAGTAA